A window of the Gordonia humi genome harbors these coding sequences:
- a CDS encoding amidohydrolase, whose product MLPVIAEWLEANTDRVIGWRRELHAFPELSKAETKTTATVVRILTEAGLSPQVLPKGTGVVCDLGPTDKPRIGLRADLDGLPVPEQTGLPFASRNEGVSHSCGHDAHSAILLGVGTMLAEIDRDQGLPVGVRLLFQAAEEVMPGGALDAIDAGVTDGLNRIFALHCEPHLRAGTVGLRVGPLTSAADRVEVHLHGPGGHSSRPHLTSDLVYAMGAIVTGLPGILSRRIDPRSGTVATWGAIHSGDAPNAIPQEGRMRGTVRTGDHETWQQLEPLVRSVIGEIAAPLGVSADITYFRGVPPVVNDADSIAMLRRSVEALGPGSEVDTPQSAGGEDFAWYLERVPGAMARLGVWSGEGPMCDLHQPNFDIDERALNTGIATLAGVVLDS is encoded by the coding sequence ATGCTGCCCGTCATCGCCGAGTGGCTCGAGGCGAACACCGATCGCGTCATCGGCTGGCGACGGGAACTGCACGCGTTCCCCGAACTGTCGAAGGCGGAGACCAAGACGACGGCGACCGTCGTTCGCATCCTCACCGAGGCGGGGCTGTCGCCGCAGGTGCTGCCGAAGGGCACCGGCGTGGTGTGCGATCTCGGGCCGACCGACAAGCCGCGGATCGGTCTGCGGGCCGACCTCGACGGACTCCCGGTGCCCGAGCAGACGGGGCTGCCGTTCGCCTCGCGCAACGAGGGCGTCTCTCACTCGTGCGGCCACGACGCGCATTCGGCGATCCTGCTCGGGGTCGGGACGATGCTCGCCGAGATCGATCGGGACCAGGGGCTGCCGGTCGGTGTGCGCCTGCTGTTCCAGGCGGCCGAAGAGGTCATGCCCGGCGGCGCCCTGGACGCGATCGACGCGGGCGTCACCGACGGCCTGAATCGGATCTTCGCGCTGCACTGCGAGCCCCATCTGCGGGCAGGCACCGTCGGCCTGCGCGTGGGGCCGCTGACGTCGGCGGCCGACCGCGTCGAAGTGCACCTGCACGGTCCGGGCGGGCACAGCTCGCGACCGCATCTGACCAGTGACCTCGTGTATGCGATGGGTGCGATCGTCACCGGGCTGCCCGGCATCCTGTCCCGTCGGATCGACCCGCGGTCGGGGACCGTCGCGACCTGGGGAGCCATCCACTCCGGTGACGCACCGAACGCCATCCCGCAGGAGGGACGCATGCGCGGCACCGTCCGCACCGGCGACCATGAGACGTGGCAGCAGCTGGAACCGTTGGTGCGCAGCGTGATCGGCGAGATCGCCGCACCGCTCGGTGTCTCGGCCGACATCACCTACTTTCGCGGTGTGCCGCCGGTGGTCAACGACGCCGACTCCATCGCGATGCTGCGCCGCAGCGTCGAGGCCCTCGGCCCGGGCTCGGAGGTCGACACCCCGCAGTCGGCGGGCGGCGAGGACTTCGCCTGGTACCTCGAGCGCGTCCCGGGCGCGATGGCGCGGTTGGGCGTGTGGAGCGGCGAGGGGCCGATGTGCGATCTCCACCAGCCCAACTTCGACATCGACGAGCGGGCGCTGAACACCGGCATCGCCACACTCGCCGGAGTGGTCCTCGATTCCTGA
- a CDS encoding gamma-glutamylcyclotransferase — protein sequence MPIYAAYASNMDPAQMLQRAPHSPMSSTGWLNGWRLTFAGDDIGWEGSLATVTEDRDDPSACVFVVLYDVPPEDEKNLDQWEGTDLGVHRKVRARVDTADGPVLAWLYVIDGYEGGLPSARYLGVMADAAEVAGAPADYVERLRLHEARNVGPGPDAPLDDD from the coding sequence GTGCCGATCTACGCCGCCTACGCTTCGAACATGGATCCCGCGCAGATGTTGCAGCGGGCACCGCACTCCCCCATGTCGTCCACGGGGTGGCTGAACGGATGGCGGTTGACCTTCGCCGGCGACGACATCGGCTGGGAGGGTTCGCTCGCGACGGTCACCGAGGATCGCGACGACCCGTCCGCCTGCGTCTTCGTGGTGCTGTACGACGTGCCGCCCGAGGACGAGAAGAACCTCGATCAGTGGGAGGGCACCGATCTCGGCGTGCATCGCAAGGTCCGCGCACGGGTCGACACCGCCGACGGCCCGGTCCTCGCCTGGCTGTACGTCATCGACGGCTATGAGGGCGGTCTGCCGTCGGCTCGCTATCTGGGCGTGATGGCAGACGCCGCCGAGGTGGCGGGCGCACCGGCCGACTACGTCGAACGCCTGCGCCTGCACGAGGCCCGCAACGTGGGACCGGGCCCGGACGCCCCGCTCGACGACGACTGA
- a CDS encoding NAD(P)H-quinone dehydrogenase — translation MSRIVIIGGGPAGYEAALAGAAYGADITMIDSDGPGGACVLWDCVPSKTFIASTGIRTDVRRARDLGVQVQVDASHIDLPRIHQRVKDLAFAQSADIRARLTTEGVKIVAGRARLAQTQPGVGAHTVVATLTDGSEQEFEGDVVLISTGASPRVLPTAVPDGERILNWRQLYDLEVLPEHLIIVGSGVTGAEFAHAYTELGVQVTLVSSRDRVLPHEDEDAALVLEDAFSERGVTLIKHARADRVTRDETSATVHLADGTTVTGSHVLMTVGSVPNTDGLGLDDAGVATDRNGYVTVDRVSRTSVPGVYAAGDCTGLLPLASVAAMQGRIAMYHSLGEGVSPLRLKTVASAIFTRPEIANVGVSQKAIDAGEYPARTVMLPLKTNPRAKMSGLRRGFVKIFCRPATGVVIGGVVVAPNASELILPIALAVENKLQVSEVANTFSVYPSLSGSIAEAARQLVRHDDLD, via the coding sequence GTGTCCAGAATCGTCATCATCGGCGGAGGTCCGGCCGGGTACGAAGCGGCCCTCGCGGGGGCGGCCTACGGTGCCGACATCACGATGATCGATTCGGACGGACCGGGCGGTGCCTGTGTGCTGTGGGACTGCGTGCCGTCGAAGACCTTCATCGCCTCGACCGGTATCCGCACCGACGTCCGTCGCGCGCGCGACCTCGGCGTGCAGGTACAGGTCGACGCCTCGCACATCGACCTTCCGCGCATCCACCAGCGGGTCAAGGATCTCGCGTTCGCGCAGTCGGCCGACATCCGCGCGCGGCTGACCACCGAGGGCGTCAAGATCGTCGCGGGCCGCGCGCGACTCGCGCAGACCCAGCCGGGCGTCGGCGCGCACACCGTGGTCGCGACGCTGACCGACGGCAGCGAGCAGGAGTTCGAAGGAGACGTCGTCCTGATCTCGACCGGTGCGTCGCCCCGCGTGCTCCCGACCGCCGTGCCCGACGGCGAGCGCATCCTGAACTGGCGCCAGCTCTACGACCTCGAGGTGCTGCCCGAGCACCTCATCATCGTCGGCTCGGGCGTCACCGGCGCCGAGTTCGCGCACGCCTACACCGAACTGGGCGTCCAGGTGACCCTCGTGTCCAGCCGCGACCGCGTGCTGCCCCACGAGGACGAGGACGCCGCCCTCGTCCTGGAGGACGCGTTCTCCGAACGAGGTGTGACGCTGATCAAACATGCGCGCGCCGACCGGGTGACACGTGACGAGACCTCGGCGACCGTGCATCTGGCCGACGGTACGACGGTGACCGGCTCACATGTGCTGATGACGGTCGGATCGGTGCCGAACACCGACGGACTCGGCCTCGACGACGCCGGAGTCGCGACCGATCGCAACGGCTACGTCACCGTCGACCGGGTCAGCCGCACCTCGGTGCCGGGCGTCTACGCCGCGGGCGACTGCACCGGACTCCTTCCGCTGGCGTCGGTCGCGGCCATGCAGGGGCGGATCGCGATGTACCACTCGCTCGGCGAGGGCGTGAGTCCGCTGCGGCTCAAGACCGTCGCGTCGGCCATCTTCACCCGGCCGGAGATCGCGAACGTCGGCGTCTCGCAGAAGGCGATCGATGCGGGCGAGTACCCGGCGCGCACCGTGATGCTGCCGCTCAAGACGAATCCGCGCGCCAAGATGAGCGGTCTGCGACGAGGCTTCGTGAAGATCTTCTGCCGCCCGGCGACCGGTGTGGTGATCGGCGGCGTCGTCGTCGCGCCGAACGCGTCGGAGCTGATCCTGCCGATCGCGCTGGCCGTGGAGAACAAGCTGCAGGTGTCCGAGGTGGCCAACACGTTCTCCGTGTACCCGTCGCTGTCCGGATCGATCGCCGAGGCCGCGCGCCAGCTCGTGCGGCACGACGACCTGGACTGA
- a CDS encoding MFS transporter encodes MASWGDLAAREHRSSVIVLAGGVALYAINVYLTTSLLPNAVADIGGEELYSWTMTVFLVASVISSMLVSRTLARFGARWAYAVSFTGFALGTVIAGVAPTMIVMLVGRAVQGFAGGVLVGLGFAVVRTVLPANLWQRAIALMSAMWGVGNVVGPIVGGLFAQFGIWRGAFALLAVIAAGLVALTFRALPAGAGAAGAADPIPWASLFLLTAAAAAVSIASIVDGTATIVLLVVAVAIGGAFVLWERIASSRVLPEMTYRGRSPLRWIYLAIVVLAVVSTIEMFIPLFGQRLGGLGPLAAGLLGAAISWGWTVGTLSSSGAETDRMRRAVRVAGPLILAAGLAAYGLLQVDDPSGWVIAGWYLTLLVAGTGIGMAISHWFTAGMRVSTDDAEAAQASAGLNTSQLIANAFGSALAGVLVALGGPSTVGSARVLTFGFVIIALLGVLIAFREFAAARGWRNAETAERAVL; translated from the coding sequence ATGGCTTCCTGGGGTGATCTTGCGGCGCGTGAGCACCGCTCGTCGGTGATCGTGCTGGCGGGCGGCGTCGCGCTCTATGCGATCAACGTCTATCTGACCACGTCGCTGCTGCCGAACGCGGTGGCCGACATCGGTGGCGAAGAGCTCTATTCGTGGACGATGACGGTGTTCCTCGTCGCGTCCGTGATCTCGTCGATGCTGGTGAGCCGCACGCTCGCTCGGTTCGGCGCGCGCTGGGCGTACGCGGTGAGTTTCACGGGCTTCGCGCTCGGCACGGTGATCGCGGGCGTGGCCCCGACGATGATCGTGATGCTGGTCGGTCGCGCCGTACAGGGTTTCGCCGGCGGCGTGCTCGTGGGACTGGGCTTCGCCGTCGTCCGGACCGTGTTGCCGGCGAACCTGTGGCAACGCGCGATCGCACTGATGTCGGCCATGTGGGGTGTCGGCAACGTGGTCGGCCCGATCGTGGGCGGCCTGTTCGCGCAGTTCGGCATCTGGCGCGGCGCGTTCGCTCTGCTCGCGGTGATCGCCGCCGGTCTGGTGGCGCTGACGTTCCGGGCTCTGCCCGCGGGGGCGGGCGCGGCGGGGGCCGCCGATCCGATTCCGTGGGCGTCGCTGTTCCTGCTGACCGCGGCGGCCGCGGCGGTGTCGATCGCATCGATCGTGGACGGGACGGCGACGATCGTCCTCCTGGTGGTCGCGGTGGCGATCGGCGGCGCATTCGTGCTGTGGGAGCGGATCGCGTCGTCGCGCGTCCTGCCCGAGATGACCTACCGCGGACGGTCGCCGCTCCGGTGGATCTACCTCGCGATCGTCGTCCTCGCGGTGGTCTCGACGATCGAGATGTTCATTCCGCTGTTCGGGCAGCGGCTCGGCGGTCTCGGACCGCTCGCGGCCGGTCTGCTCGGCGCCGCGATCTCGTGGGGCTGGACCGTGGGAACGTTGTCGAGCAGCGGTGCCGAGACCGATCGGATGCGCCGCGCGGTGCGAGTGGCCGGGCCGCTGATCCTGGCCGCGGGACTCGCGGCCTACGGCCTGCTGCAGGTGGACGATCCGTCGGGCTGGGTGATCGCGGGCTGGTATCTGACCCTGCTGGTCGCCGGAACCGGCATCGGCATGGCGATCTCGCACTGGTTCACCGCGGGCATGCGGGTGAGCACCGACGACGCCGAGGCCGCCCAGGCCTCGGCCGGACTCAACACCAGCCAACTGATCGCGAACGCCTTCGGTTCGGCGTTGGCCGGCGTGTTGGTGGCGCTCGGCGGTCCGAGCACCGTGGGCTCGGCGCGCGTGCTGACCTTCGGGTTCGTGATCATCGCGCTGCTCGGGGTGCTGATCGCCTTTCGTGAGTTCGCCGCGGCCCGGGGATGGCGGAACGCCGAGACTGCGGAACGGGCCGTGTTGTGA
- a CDS encoding metalloregulator ArsR/SmtB family transcription factor, whose translation MTSGDVYSQLARIGKALSNPLRLRILDRLETGEHTVDELAEATGIPVKNTSAQLQQLRAAQLVIARRDGVRIHYRIAGPATSTFLGAFSEYARVSLADLRDQLAALDAERSALEPVGVDELARRLDDVVLVDVRSADDFARGHIAGAISIPVAQLHDRIAEVPASGDVVAYCAGPYCVASADAVGVLTASGRAARRVDGGVTAWVRSGHPLET comes from the coding sequence GTGACATCGGGCGACGTGTACTCGCAGCTGGCGCGGATCGGAAAGGCGCTGTCGAATCCGCTGCGACTGCGGATCCTCGATCGTCTGGAGACGGGGGAGCACACCGTCGACGAGCTCGCCGAGGCCACCGGGATCCCGGTCAAGAACACGTCCGCGCAGCTGCAGCAGCTGCGCGCGGCGCAGTTGGTGATCGCCCGCCGCGACGGTGTGCGCATCCACTATCGGATCGCCGGCCCCGCGACCTCGACGTTTCTCGGTGCGTTCAGCGAGTACGCGCGTGTGTCGCTGGCCGATCTGCGCGATCAGCTCGCCGCCCTCGACGCTGAGCGGTCCGCGCTGGAACCGGTCGGGGTCGACGAACTCGCGCGGCGACTGGACGACGTCGTGCTGGTGGACGTGCGGTCGGCGGACGACTTCGCGCGCGGGCACATCGCCGGGGCGATATCGATTCCGGTCGCGCAGCTGCACGATCGGATCGCCGAGGTACCGGCGTCGGGCGATGTCGTCGCGTACTGTGCGGGGCCGTACTGTGTGGCCTCAGCCGACGCCGTCGGTGTGCTGACCGCCTCGGGTCGCGCCGCGCGTCGCGTCGACGGGGGAGTCACCGCGTGGGTCCGGTCCGGGCATCCGCTCGAGACCTGA